Proteins from one Cicer arietinum cultivar CDC Frontier isolate Library 1 chromosome 3, Cicar.CDCFrontier_v2.0, whole genome shotgun sequence genomic window:
- the LOC101488259 gene encoding probable glutathione S-transferase yields the protein MASNKEELKLFGMRLSPFVSRVEIALKLKGVEYKYELEKMGNLSETLINYNPVYKKVPVLVHNEKPVSESLVILEYIDEIWKQNPILPSDPYKRSLARFWSNFIDDKCFSAMGKTFYTIDEHERETSIEETKVAIQILENELNDKFFGGEDIGFLDITAVLIAYWLPILYEAIGLKLFTNDKFPKLYKWSQDFNNHPIVKETLPPRETLLAFYIAHYESLAASK from the exons ATGGCATCAAATAAGGAAGAGTTGAAACTTTTTGGGATGAGGTTAAGTCCATTTGTGAGCAGGGTAGAGATTGCTCTAAAATTGAAGGGAGTTGAATACAAATATGAGTTAGAAAAAATGGGAAACTTAAGtgaaacactcatcaattacAATCCTGTTTATAAGAAAGTTCCTGTATTAGTTCATAATGAAAAGCCCGTTTCAGAATCTCTTGTGATTCTTGAATATATTGATGAGATTTGGAAACAAAATCCTATTTTGCCTTCTGATCCATATAAAAGATCTTTGGCTCGTTTTTGGTCCAATTTCATAGATGACAAG TGTTTTAGTGCTATGGGGAAAACTTTTTACACTATTGATGAGCATGAACGTGAGACGAGTATTGAGGAAACAAAAGTGGCTATTCAAATTCTTGAGAATGAGCTGAATGACAAATTCTTTGGTGGAGAAGATATTGGCTTTCTTGACATTACTGCTGTCTTAATAGCTTATTGGCTCCCTATTTTATATGAAGCAATAGGATTGAAATTGTTCACCAATGACAAATTCCCCAAGCTTTATAAATGGAGCCAAGACTTCAATAATCATCCAATTGTCAAGGAAACACTTCCTCCTAGAGAAACACTTTTGGCATTCTACATAGCTCATTATGAAAGTCTTGCTGCttcaaaatag